The region TCAAAAGCAAATTCATAGCAAttaaacgtttggatcacaaccaaaATACTTCAAGtcaaaaaatagagaaaatttcacagatccaacgtaagaaaagcAAGCGAAAATAAACTATGAAATCTATTAAAGATTGTTTGTCACTCTAGGCGATGAAATAACTAAACTATGATCACACTGGCTGAAATGAGAACAattggaactccggcgaacttctGGAACTCAGGTAATCATGGCTGTGGTGAGGAATGAGAATCTGGATTAGGCTGAAGAACCGAACTACCGAGAgatttctacctaagagtgatgatggtgTCTAGATCCCCCCCTttatctctccaagtggcttccttttatagggaggcttgcccttgattttagggtaaaacctcattGCGAAATGACTTCTCTGCCCTTAATTGCGGTTGaccagtcccagctatccttcttctccatctcgaaccTTTATTTGCATGCATCCTGGCCAGTATTGCACCCTCCTAGCGCCCTTTTCGcctgaagtatccgaagctttgcctactggttagaacactcaacctgcacacttaagcaattgttttgcagatatattccaattatgcacattatactgaccagtaaccaatgcctagaatgcgacttatcacacatccctggaattcccttatctctatacttttatctctgtattttatttgtaattagttatttattgctttcaaattctttttgttttcaaaattctcaaatatttcagtttttttccaaatagtaactgagttttagtagaggatagACAGTCTGTGTCTGTTTTCCCTGTGATCAATATCcagtactaacctttagctatactattcatactctgtatacttgcaggtatttatagtgctaataaaaaatgcatcaagtttttggcgccgttgccggggaatacaTTCACTTTGTGGTTGATATCTTCAAACGAacaattttactactttggattttaagtgctttctgtttttaatttaagtttaatttgtttttgtttttgtttctttcagGTTGTGTATGCGAACGCGTTCTGGGAAGAACAACTTAGAACCGCTCGATCCCAAATTTGAAAGGACCCGaaggaaaataagaagtgaGCAAGGATCAATGGCAGACAGAACAGGGCTAGAGAGGCTTCAAGTCATGGTCAAgttgttgatggatgagagagaAGCAGAAAAGACTGTCCGCGAGGCGTAGGAAAAGAAGGACAAGGAGATAGTGCCCGTGATGCACATGTTCAATCACGGGATATGATTACTTTTCCCGAAGGCCCTTGCATTGATGCTAACAATGTTGAGCTGCGAATGCCCCTTATACAAAGGGTTGAGCAGTTTCCTTTTGCAGGCAGGGCCACAGAACATGCCAACCGCCACCTCTCGAAGTTCGTAGAAATCACCAACACTCTGAAATTAAATGGTGTCGACGACGATGCCATAAGGGTAAGACTCTTCCCTTTTTCTTTAATTGATTATGctaaagagtggtttgagtgtGTTCCTACTGAACAAGTCTCCACATGGAAAGATATAGTGGCTGCCTTTGTCGACAAGTATTACCCACCAGGCACGATTTTGAAGCTCATGAGCGAGATCTTCCAGTTCATGCAAGGCCTCGACGAGCCCCTCTACGAGGCGTTTGCTCATTTCAAATGCCTCCTTCGCAAGTGCCCCAACCACGGTTTCACTGTAGATCATCAGGTAGAAAAAATACGTGCTTTGTTGGATTCAGGGGAAAATGGGGGATTCTTGCGGAAGAGTGGACCGGATGCCATGGCAGTGATTGAGGAGTTCACCACCAACAACAGGGGATGGTTGAAAGGAAGGCACAACTCAAGAAGAGTGGCGGCCATAGAGGAAGCCGAAGAGAGTTCTTTCGCTAAAGAATTGGCCTAGCTTAGAGTTCAGGTTGACCAAATGGACACATCTAGAAGAGAGGATCCGGCTCCACCGACCTTCGTCATTGCGGTCACTAAACCCGATGCTCCTTCCGCTCCTATGGAAGATATCAACTACGTGCAACAAGGAGGCGGTCCCAATATGGGTTATAACGACAATTATTGCCCTAACCAGGGGGtggtaatttcaataattataatgagAACTGTCATCATCCTAACCTTTCgtactataataataatttcttgtAACCCCCTGCAGGATTTAATGAGAGCAAAGGTGGAGTAGTTGAGCCTCTCAAGAAGGAGGAGAAGTATGACCAAGGAATTATGAAGATTTTGGAAGTGCTAGTGCAAGATAGAAAGACCAATGACACCAAGATTGGAGTCATTGAGGCAAGGTTGAACAACCTCGAGCAATGAATAAACACAATTGCCACTGCAGTCTCGAACATTCAGACTCAAATGGACCAAGTCCACAAGAAGATTGAGGAAGACAAGGCAAAGGCAGCAACACGAGTGGCAGACATAAACAGATAGGGTTATGCGATGTAAGTGTGTTGGGTGCGAGGTACAGATCAAATAGGTCCAGAGGAGGCACTCAACCGCTAGGCCTAGGAACTCCCTAAACTTATCTGTCTGTGTCGTTGGGCTACTCTCAATTCctatcaaaaccttaacccatttACTATTGACTAGTACAGggtagtaaggatcgatcccacagagatggactggGTAAGCAAGTGTTCAGAGGACTTGGaaggggtcggctgctgccacgcaactcatGGGTTAAGACTTGACTAACTACTAGACTTGGGGAAATTTAAAATAACTATCCTATCTCCTAAACCTAAGGAATAGAAAGAGAACGTACGCATGCATGGGTAACAGAACTTAAGGGTTAACTAAAGAAATTTAATACGAAACTACTTGACCAGATAAACGGGTTTCCTAAAACGGCTAAACAGAACGTAAACTTGCAGTAGGGACCATTTTTCTTGAATTAACTAGTAAGATGGAAAAGCTGCAAAAAGCAAACAACACAGATGCCGAATCCGACTTCTAACTAACTTCTACCTTTATCTCCAACAGTCGAGATAACAGAAACGAAAACAGAGCATCATCGTATGAAAACAGAGAAATCAAAAATCCGACTTCAAACGTTACGATCAAACATGAAACGACTAGATCTAAACTACTAGGCCGAGCAAAACAAGCAGAAAACAGTAAACATCCATAACCATGAAAAATTCAGAACATCACGACTCAGATCCACAACTCTGTTTAACAATTCAACTCAGATCAACCAAAATCCAACTCCAATACGTTAAACCCATATTCCTCAATTCCGATTCAACCGATTCAACAACAATTTAACTCCGATCAACCCGATCTCAACTCCAAGATAAtcatcaattgcgaaaagcatccaaaacaaTAAATACCAACAATTAAACATCAGAATCAGCTAAACAGAAAACATAAACTTCCATAACTACGATATTTAAGGTTCAACACTGAGATAATAAACGCCGAGCTTCTAAAACGGTGAAGTCTCGTCTTAAAACGACGGAAAATAACAGAAAACAGTAAtttgtatcttcgcccttcaCGAGGACAGTGTTACACCACAGAAACTGAGCTAGGCTACCACGGACTccgtcacgaccacaactccatAGTACTAGTGAGCGTAGCTATTTCACAACTAAATTAAACTCATCAACCATAAACTAATCATAAACGGGATGCTTAACTCGAGGAATTAGTCTTGAAGGCGAATGGGTACAACCAAGTCAAAATCAGAGTATTTATGCCAATAACATTGTTTCACTAGGACAATACTTAAACATGCAGCGGAAGGTTCCAAGACAAAataacatgtatggagacattaTTTTAGCTACCTAACTACTTATTCATAAGTTCTTCCCAACACCTTCAGCACCTCGATCACCTTCAACCTGcacttttgaaaaataaacaatGTAGGGATGAGTAATTGATATACCTAGTGGACTTAGTGCCAAAAACAGTTCTTATTTAATTGTCAGTCATAGTTGAGTGAACGCGgagtttttatttgaaataaggCTCGAGTCACTAAATACTTTTCATTTCATCaaattgattgcgcaatcatATAAACATAATACCATATATGAActtatgtgaaccgggaatgtggccgcattccacgacggtcactaaACCGGCGAACTCGAAAGCTAGCACGCagtccccatatgtgtacactagtccgagtagggtttgcgaccctactgggacccgaatttgatttaacatgtttggcatagccaagcagataggtaatcataaaaataaaacgcGACATGACAACATATTCGAAATATtcacattttcacataaaatcacGTTTCGAAAAAAAAGCTctcctcgtttgcttaaactctTAAATGAGCGTTCCTCGACTTGATTTCACTTGTCGTGCGACGACACACCTTTAGAAGAATAAGGTATACTCGAATTAGACTTAAGAACTCTTTACTTAGCGTGCTTGCATTCCTAAGCATGtgatcatttttatttcttccttgcctaaatttatacaaaaattcttaagtattaattaaatcaagtgatttaatttatttgggaaTCTGCCTAATTTTTCAGGTATTAATTGAATCTGGAAATTTTTATCTTTAAATGCCGCAAAATTAAATAGAGGctactcatcatttaattggcAAATCTTCAGGGGAGcctataatttaatttgatgtTTTTGTGATAATAGTATTTAATTAGTAACCCGGTCATAATAGTACTTAATTAGTAACCCAATTACAAGAAAACATACTCCCTTCACCACTGGCGACTTCCCCTCTCTCATCCCTTCTCCAAAATCAGAGTTCCTCCCCAAAAATTGAGGATCGGCGAACCCTAGCTCCTCCATCGCCATTCTCCAGCTCCGCTGTCGTTGCTGGTCAGCCGGCATACGCTCTCCCTTCTCGTCCCTCTCTCCGATTCCTTTTTCTCCCATcaccctctctctctttcttcttacGGCGAAATTGACACTCCCAACGGGCTGCCGGAGCCTCATCGGCGCCATCTGTCTCCTCCCATCTCTCGCCTTCTCCGGCGGATTCTCGCCCGGGGTggctttcttcttcctcatctcgGGTTTTCCTCTACTCTCTTACCAAATTGGAACCTGGGAAGCCCCAATTGAAAGAGGACATCGGTGACTCGTTGTTATCGGTCATCTCCGTCGAGTCCCTTCACCCGACGAAGTCGCCGACAGGAGACAGCCGGTCTGCTCCCTCAATGGTACACGGACAACCTCACGGCCTAAGCTAAGTTTTCCTTCTCCTATTACTTAGCCCAATTGGTTTGAATTTCCGGCAGCAATGTGTGATTTAAAAGCATTGACTATGGTTGTGATCAAGGTTTGATCTTGTGAAATTCTGCTTACTGGAAAGTTTAAGTTGCTTGTTTCTGATTTTGAACTAAGAGTAGCTTATGATTTTTGGATTCCTAACATGATGTGCCTACTTTCCTCAAGAGTTCATGCTTTTATGTTTCTATCATGTGGAGGAGGGAGTGTTACCTTTTGAAAGTAGCTACTGTCTTTTATTTTCTGCTCCTAATTCTTCAAGGTTCACTCTCCCACTCTGAAATTTCTTGTTGCAATGTAAGGGAAAGGGGTGAGCTTGTGTTTTAGCATGAAATACTTGTGGGAAGGGAGGAATAGCGTTACCTATGGAGAGTAGGAACTGCCCTTAGTGCAAGAACTCTCTGCAGAAATTTACTCACTCACCCTAACTCACTACTCTCTTGAAACTTGCTATGTTGCTGAGATTTTGAAGTATGTGGGAGGAGAATTTGGTGAGTTTGAAGAGGTTTTATAGAGGAAGCGTGTGTACTCGCGAGGCTTTAATTGGGGCTGTTACATTCTTGTTTTCTCTCAGCAGTGAATCCTCTCTTTTAGGATTTTGCAGCATCTTTAACTGCAGCTTTGATGGTGTACTAGGGATAAAGACTGTTGCATTTATTTTGTtggtttctctcttcttctccggTGCACTTGGCAGAGCCGAGGTTGGGAGGGATTACAAAGGTTGCAAGGGTTTGTTAGGGGCA is a window of Salvia splendens isolate huo1 chromosome 3, SspV2, whole genome shotgun sequence DNA encoding:
- the LOC121797278 gene encoding uncharacterized protein LOC121797278; the protein is MWEENLVSLKRFYRGSVCTREALIGAVTFLFSLSSESSLLGFCSIFNCSFDGVLGIKTVAFILLVSLFFSGALGRAEVGRDYKGCKGLLGAGMQSRCPPFSGSAAFGYEDEGVIGAGWALALEKL